A portion of the Glycine max cultivar Williams 82 chromosome 10, Glycine_max_v4.0, whole genome shotgun sequence genome contains these proteins:
- the LOC102663555 gene encoding uncharacterized protein, whose amino-acid sequence MQNSKRDVYLGAYLNDAHWQMVILLPKENLVVWFCSLHNRLDNYLKGIINSALKGLDDTPQPKSKVGARWIVVKCNRQKGSIECGYYVMHWMSTIILGSFKNNWEMYFNDVRPLEAERLNALRIQWAKYYLKVRNQT is encoded by the exons ATGCAGAATTCAAAACGGGATGTCTACCTAGGAGCCTATCTGAATGA tgcacattggcaaatggtcatccttttgcctaaggaaaatcttgtcgtctggttttgttccttgcataatAGGCTAGACAACTACTtgaaaggaataattaacag tgctttgaaaggacttgacgatactccacaacctaaatccaaggttggtgctaggtggattgttgttaaa tgtaatcgacaaaaaggaagcattgagtgtggctactatgtgatgcactggatgtcaactataatcttaggaagtttcaagaataattgggaaatg tattttaatgatgttagaccattggaagcagagagattgAATGCACTTCGCATCCAATGGGCAAAGTATTAtctcaaagttagaaatcaaacttag